A single Populus alba chromosome 7, ASM523922v2, whole genome shotgun sequence DNA region contains:
- the LOC118043453 gene encoding filament-like plant protein 3 translates to MDRRSWLWRRKSSEKSPGETDSSGSISSRSERFSDDQVYPIHNPQSPEVTSKAVLTDEDLSDNVRTLTEKLSAALLNISAKEELVQQHAKVAEEAVSGWEKAENDLSALKQRLEDATKKNSGLEDRVGHLDAALKECVRQLRQSREEQDERINEAVTKKISEWESTKSELEAQLVELQAQLQTAKDEATTSADSDLWKRFDAVEKENMSLKRELLSRAEEMEIRILERDLSTQAAETASKLHLESIKKLAKLEAECRKLKATARKASAANDYKSLTASSIGGESITDRQSDIGERLLAVESHSSKMSGLEMNECDPRCSDSRACAHVTEFDQYKNWNPIGRNRTVPSVEINLMDDFLEMERLAAFPNTLSGSSYLEAESVSDKGNGSGNPWKEELESMINRTAELEEKLDKMEEEKIKSEVALTKCQRQLETLRSHLHEADTKIGELQAQLALANESRQAREEEMKDIEAKSEETKSQLRIAEAEIKTLLSKVVSLDSEVEKERALSAENAVKSQQLEDELSKMKCEAELHHENERRRVASFNEELKITQEKELAVAASKFADCQKTISSLGLQLKSLATFEDLLFDSEKSSDVSSEGLKAHADDEQQRPDPRNLSSGRDSEAFQVSRGALRSKKGSNRESSLSLNSSFVSEKNRNGFGKFPPRGLSRVRNEN, encoded by the exons ATGGACAGGAGGAGCTGGTTATGGAGAAGGAAGTCGTCAGAGAAGAGTCCCGGGGAAACAGACAGTTCAGGGTCCATATCTTCTCGTTCTGAAAGATTCTCTGATGATCAG GTATATCCAATTCATAATCCTCAATCACCAGAAGTTACATCTAAAGCTGTACTCACCGATGAAGACCTTAGTGACAATGTGAGGACTTTGACAGAGAAACTATCTGCTGCTCTCCTGAACATTAGTGCCAAAGAAGAGTTGGTACAGCAGCATGCCAAAGTTGCAGAAGAAGCAGTCTCAG GGTGGGAGAAAGCTGAAAATGATCTGTCAGCTTTAAAGCAACGACTTGAGGATGCTACTAAGAAGAACTCTGGACTTGAAGATAGAGTTGGTCATCTGGATGCAGCACTGAAGGAATGTGTGAGGCAGCTAAGACAATCAAGAGAAGAGCAAGATGAAAGGATCAATGAAGCTGTTACCAAGAAAATTAGTGAATGGGAATCAACGAAGTCTGAGCTCGAGGCCCAGCTTGTGGAACTCCAGGCTCAGCTTCAAACTGCAAAAGATGAAGCTACTACGTCAGCTGATTCGGATTTATGGAAAAGGTTTGATGCTGTAGAGAAAGAGAACATGTCCCTTAAGCGCGAGCTCCTTTCTCGAGCTGAGGAGATGGAGATTAGGATTTTGGAGAGGGACTTGAGCACCCAAGCTGCTGAAACAGCAAGCAAACTTCACCTGGAAAGCATAAAGAAGCTTGCTAAGCTTGAAGCTGAGTGTCGGAAGCTGAAAGCCACGGCTCGTAAAGCATCAGCTGCTAATGATTACAAATCTTTAACTGCCTCATCAATTGGTGGTGAGTCTATCACTGACAGGCAATCTGATATTGGGGAGAGGCTACTGGCAGTTGAAAGTCATTCAAGCAAGATGAGTGGCTTGGAAATGAATGAATGTGACCCACGCTGCTCTGACTCCCGGGCCTGTGCTCATGTTACAGAATTTGATCAATATAAGAATTGGAACCCTATTGGAAGAAACCGCACGGTTCCTTCTGTAGAAATCAATCTCATGGATGATTTTCTGGAAATGGAAAGACTCGCAGCTTTTCCAAATACATTAAGTGGAAGTTCTTACCTTGAGGCAGAATCTGTATCAGATAAAGGCAATGGTAGTGGAAACCCATGGAAAGAAGAACTCGAATCCATGATTAACAGGACTGCTGAACTGGAGGAGAAGTTGGATAagatggaagaagaaaaaattaaatcggAAGTGGCTTTGACTAAATGCCAGAGGCAGCTCGAGACATTAAGGAGTCACCTGCATGAAGCAGATACAAAGATAGGGGAGCTGCAAGCTCAGTTAGCTCTTGCAAACGAGTCAAGACAAGCTAGAGAGGAAGAGATGAAGGACATTGAAGCAAAGAGTGAAGAGACAAAATCACAACTCAGAATTGCTGAAGCTGAGATCAAAACCTTGCTTTCTAAAGTTGTTTCGTTAGATTCGGAGGTTGAGAAAGAGCGTGCTTTGTCAGCTGAAAATGCTGTAAAGAGCCAGCAGTTGGAGGATGAGCTCTCAAAAATGAAATGTGAAGCTGAGCTCCATCACGAGAATGAGCGCAGGCGTGTTGCCAGCTTTAATGAAGAGTTGAAGATTACACAG GAGAAAGAGCTAGCTGTTGCTGCAAGCAAATTTGCAGATTGCCAGAAAACGATCTCATCTCTTGGTCTTCAGTTGAAATCTCTTGCAACATTCGAAGACCTCTTGTTTGATTCTGAGAAATCCTCAGATGTCAGTAGTGAAGGATTAAAGGCTCATGCTGATGATGAACAACAGAGACCTGATCCTAGAAATCTATCTTCAGGTAGAGATTCTGAAGCCTTCCAGGTCAGTAGAGGTGCTTTAAGATCAAAGAAAGGAAGTAATAGGGAGTCATCATTATCATTAAACTCGAGCTTTGTTTCTGAAAAGAACAGAAATGGATTTGGAAAGTTTCCCCCCAGAGGTCTTAGTAGGGTTCGCAATGAAAATTAG